The genomic stretch TGCGTCCCTGCCCAGATTTGTCCGACCGGAAGACAGGTTCTCAGCCGGTGTGATGGTGCACAACCGGACCAACAAGAAGATGACAGTGAACGTTAGGGCGTCCTGCGCAAAGGGCGCCGAGCTTGAGGGCGAGACGAGCCGACAGGTTGAGGTCGAGCCGAACCAACCGCTGGAAGTTCTCTTTTCATACCGGTGTACGGGAGGGACTCAGGCCGAGTTCGCTTTCCATGCATCGGCCGGCGCTGAGCAGGACGGGCTCAAGCTCAGTCTGCCGGTCAAGAACCCGCTTGTCACTGAGGCGGTGGCGGTGTACGAGCAAACAACGGATACGCTTGCCGTACAGACCCTGAGCGCACCGGCTGATGCATTCGTCGGTGTCGGCGGGCTTGAAGTCACTGTGGCGTCGTCTGGCCTTGCCGGACTGGAGCGTGGGCTGGAGTATCTACGCACCTATCCTTATGAGTGCCTCGAGCAGCGGCTGAGCAAGGTTCTACCGTTTATCAGTGGTGAGGCAATAATCAACCAGTTCAGGCTGTCTGAGCTGCGCGCAGACGCATTGCGCCGGTTCGTGCAGACCGAGCTTGACCTGGTACCGAAGTACCAGGACGAGTCTGGCGGGTTCCATTTCTGGGGGGTCGAGTCGTGGAGTCGGCCATCACCATTTCTTTCGGCATACTGTATGTATCTTCTGGCACTGGCCCGGCGCAACGGGTACAAAGTCAACAGCGGAGTGGTCGAACTGGGCAAGTCCTATCTTGTGAACTGGCTCGGGTACGGCCGGAGGGATGAAACATGGCCGTACTCAGTGGACGAGTATCTGACAACAAGGAGTCTTGCGGTCTATGCGCTTACGCTTTGGGACGTGAATACCGAGTCCTACGTGAACGCGCTGTCCGGGTCGCTGGACAAGATGTCAGTGTTTGGCAAGGCGTACCTGCTCAAGACGGTCGCATTGTTGCCTAGGTTAGGCAGCGCACGTACTGTTGGAGACAGGCTCATCCAAGCAATAAACAACAAACTGAAGCTCGCTCCGACTTCGGCCCATTACGAAGAGGAGATGGAAGGCGGTTGGATATTCCATTCCAATGTCCGGACTACCGCGGTTGTACTTCAGGCACTGCTTGAGGCCCGGGGTGAGGTTGAGTTTGCGGAAAAGGTGGTCAAATGGCTTATCGCTGAGCGCAAGTCCGGTCGCTGGCGCACGACCCAGGAGAACGCGTACGTGTTCGGCGCGATGGCGACGTTCTACCGCGTATACGAGAAGACAAGGCCGGATTTTGTGGCCCTAGTGCGATTTGAGGGAAAGACTGTGCTCAGCCAGACGTTCTCAGGTCGCTCGCTTGCAGTCGGAAGACGGGTGGTGCCGTTCGACAGTCTGGCAAAGAGGCCGGTGCCGGTCGAAGTCGTAAAGCGGGGGGAAGGCAGACTCTACTACGGTCTGCGGCTGTCCTACGCGCCCAAGGGTGAGCTCAAGCCTGCGGATGAGGGCTTGAAAATCGAGAAGACCATCAGGCCGTTAGGCAAAGGTTCTGACTTCATGCGCGGTGAGCAGTACCTGGTGACCCTTCGGGTGTACACACCTCAGGACCGGCTGTACGTCGTGGTTGACGACCCGCTGCCCGCAGGCCTGGAAATCGTAAACACGTCGTTTGAGACGGAGCAGCAGAAATCGGCTCGTTTGCCAGAGCAGATGCAGGAAGAAACCGGCTTCTACCTGTGGGGTGACTTTGACCACGAGGAGAAGTACGAAGACCGGTACGTCCTGTTCGCAACCTACCTTCGGCAAGGCCTCCATACCAAGACTTACCTTGTCAAAGCGCTGACCCGAGGCCATTTCTTTATGCCGGCGACAAAGGTCGAGGAGATGTATTCGCCCGAGGTGTTCGGTCGTACCGGACAGCAGTGGGTTGACATCAAATGAGCAGCGGCCGGTTCCGGATGACCAATGGGTAACCAAGACATACTGCCCCGACCTTGCGGCCAGAGAGGCAGGGCCCTTTTACCATTACCCGCTGACTGCGTAAGGCAAGGCAGGATGGGAAGGAAGCGATTGGCTGGCTGGTTGCTCTTGGCCGTGGCTGCCGTGCTGGTGCAGTTGCTTGGAGCCGGTCTGGCACTGTATCTCGCAATCCCGCCGAGCCCGGCTCTTGTGCGTGGGGACAAGCTTGCCGCGCTGGTCGTCACCGACCGGAATGGAGTCGTATTACGCGAAGTTCGCTCGGCAGAATACGGTGTGTCATACTGGGCCGGGCTAGACCGGATTAGCCCATGGTTTCTTGAAGCTGTGCTTGCAGCCGAGGACCGTAGATTCTACTACCATTGCGGTATTGACCTACCAGCACTTGCCCGGGCCGTGCTTGCGAATCTGCGGGCCGGTAGGGTAGTTTCCGGCGGCTCAACCATCACCCAGCAACTGGCGCGAAGCGTGTATCCTGCAAGACGCCGGAACATTCTTGCCAAGGTGGTAGAGATGCTGCAGGCCATACGGCTTGAGCTGCATCTTTCCAAGCGTGAAATCCTTGAAGCCTATGTCAACCGCGTGTGGTTTGGGAATCAGGTTTACGGAGTTGACGCTGCGGCTCGGCTGTACTTTGATCGCACCCCGGACCGGCTGTCGCTGGCTCAGAGCTGCTTTCTTGCTGCGGTCGTGCGGTCGCCCGCAGAGTATGACCCGTACCGACGATTCCGCCGTGCACGGGAACGCCAGCGCTGGATTCTTGCAGCGATGCTGGAGCAGGGCAGGATAGGCGGGTTGGAGTACGAGGCTGCGCTTGCGGAGAGCATCGTGCCGGCTGTGCCCAGAAACCGTTTCCGCGCTCCACATTTTGTGGATATGGTGCTTGCCGCAAAGTCTAAGGCTCAAGGTTCGAGGCTCAAGGCGGGAACGGTGCGCACAACTCTGGACTGGTGTGTGCAACAGCAGTGTGAAGACTTGGTTGAGGCGCAACTGAACCGGCTTGTGGACTATCATGTGACCAATGCCGCGGTAGTCGTGCTTGATCGCAGGACCGGGGACGTAGTGGCAATGGTCGGCTCACGTGACTATTTCTCGCCGGACGCAGGTCAGGTCAACGCCTGCCTGAGCCCAAGGCAACCCGGGTCGGCAGTGAAGCCGTTTGTCTATGCTCTTGCGTTCGAGCAGGGGCTTGCGCCTGCGAGTATTGTATCAGACCTGCCCGGATACTTTTCCGAGCTTGCCGGCGACTACATGCCGCGGAACTACGACCGAGCATTCCATGGGCCGGTGAGCTGCCGTACTGCGCTCGGTTCGTCCTATAACGTGCCGGCAGTACGTCTTGCCGAGCAGGTCGGACCGGCACGGCTGCTGGACGTGCTGCGCCGATGTGGAATCACAAGCCTTGAGCGAGACGCGGGCTATTACGGCCTAGCTCTGGCACTCGGAACCGGTGACGTATCGCTGCTTGAGCTGACGAATGCTTATCGTGTACTTGCCAATTGCGGTGAGTACTCGCCAGTTCGCACGACGTTTGAAACCGGATCAGAGACAACTTCCAGCCGTAGGCGGGTGTTCAGTCCTCAGGCTGCTTTTCTTGTGACCGATATCCTTTGCGACAACGAAGCTCGGGCACCGTCATTCGGCTCGTTTTCCTGTCTGTGCCTGCCGTTTGCCTGTGCAGTTAAGACCGGAACCTCCAAAGATTTTAGGGACAACTGGACGATCGGTTACACACAGGACTACGTGGTTGGGGTGTGGGTCGGCAACTTCGACGGCTCACCGATGCACCGGGTATCGGGTGTAAGCGGTGCCGGACCGCTCTTCCGTGACGTGATGCTCACAGTCCAGCGAGAAGAGCCGGCCGGATTTTCCGAGCCAGCCGGTATCGTCCGCAGGCCGGTTTGTCCTAAGTCAGGGCAGATACCGGGCAGGTTCTGCTCCGGTACGGTGATTGAGCTGTTCGCATCCGGCGATGAGCCATGCGAGACATGCGCAGTTCACCGAGTGCTGCGTGTGAATCCTGAGACCGGCGAGCTTGCATCTGCGTGTCAGCCCGGGGTCGAGCGGGTGTTTGAGGTGTACCCAGCCGAATACTGGTCGTGGATGGCAGACAATGGTATGCCGCTGCCGCCGGCAAGCCCAGAAGAGTCCCGATTTCAAGAATCGGAGTTGTCCGACCGGCCCTCAGTGCTTTTCCCGGACGAGGACGACGTGTTCAAGATTGACCCGGATGTAAGCCGGGATTGCCAGGCGGTTCTGCTCAAAGGACTGGTGCCTCCAGGTACGGTTGAGGCCGCCTGGATTCTGGACGGTCAAGAGCTTGCTCGGGTCCAAGCGCCGTTCACTCTGTTCTGGAATCTTGTTCCTGGCCGGCACCGGCTTCAACTTGCGGCCGGAACAAAGGTCAGTCAGGAAGTTAGCTTTTTGGTCTTGCCCTGAGTCAGATACCGAAGCAGATAGAACATGCATCCCAAGGGAAGATGTCACCAGCTATCAATCGAATCCGGTCTTAGCGGATGACGCTAAGCGCAAAAGTGGCGGAGTCGGTACCGAGAAGCACACGGACAAACCACGGTCCGGGCGCAAGCTCTGGACAGCGGATGGACGTGCCTGACACTGATGCGCCTAGTCGTCCGTCCGGCGAGAAGAACCGCACGACAACCGGCCGGGATGATTCGACCAGTACCGAGCCGGTCCGGACCGGCGAGCGTGGGCTGGTAGGTAGTATGCGGGCCAGTGGAGCATCGGTCTGGCCAACACCTCGACACTCCAGCCAGAATGTGCGGATTGCCGCTGCTGCATATTCGCAGCAGGCCGGTACAATCCAGAGCGACCAGGAATTGGCGAGGGAATTTGAGATGCGGTCATTGCCGCAAGGGTAGCCGCCAGACGGATAAGGCCGGTACCGGCCCCAGCCACCGGGCGCATCCGGTGGTGCATAGTACTGTGATGGTTTGAATCCGACTGATTCAACATCGGTCGCGGCGAACGCTGCAGCTCTTACCATCAGGGTATCAAGCATGGCCTCGGGAATGCGGTCAGGCCGGGCGCGGTTGAGCTCATTAGAGGTAACTTCACAGTATTGCTCAAAGTTATCGAAGTACAAGGGCCAGGAATGATTCTCGACCAGACCGGAAGTGCCGGCTCCATGGGGAGAGATGTGAGCGTGCGCCGGTACGAACAAGTCCTGCAGGTTGTGGATGATGTGACCCAGCATATAGTAGGCGTCGGCACGATTGAAGTTATAGGCTGCGACTGCTGCTGCCCAGTTGTTCGGGTTCTGAGTGTCATGGACCCACTGGATTGCGTTTAGATGTCGGCGTGCAGTCGGCCACCACGCGCCAGGAACCGCAACACAGTATCCTGAGTAATCGCAATAGGAACCGTTGACCTCATCTTCATCGTAGTCCTCGTCGTGAGTGCCGGAGAGCATCTCGTCACGAAATGCCTGGATTTCTGAAGCCATTTCCGGATAGCGCACTGCACAGATCTCAATTGAGCGGCCAAGCATGTCCTGATGCTCAAGATACGGCCAGGTGTCCCACCAGCCGAGGGTGATGCCGGTGCTGAGGAGCAGCAGCGCTGGGAAAAGGACACGCAGGTTCCAGACCACGACGCAAGGTTAGTCCTGGTACTGGGAGGTGTCAAGCAGCAACTCTCCCGAGTGTGGTAGGCTGAGAAAAGGCGAGTCTACCGTCCGATTCGAGTGCTGTGCGAGGCCAGCTACAGCACCTATGGTGATGGAAGATGCACCCGAAACTGCCAGCCGTACTCAAAGTACCCGGTTGCGAGTGCGGTCCTCTGGGATGCAACATTGGCATCGGAGGTTGAATATACCGGTATGCGGCCGAGCTCG from candidate division WOR-3 bacterium encodes the following:
- the pbpC gene encoding penicillin-binding protein 1C, with amino-acid sequence MGRKRLAGWLLLAVAAVLVQLLGAGLALYLAIPPSPALVRGDKLAALVVTDRNGVVLREVRSAEYGVSYWAGLDRISPWFLEAVLAAEDRRFYYHCGIDLPALARAVLANLRAGRVVSGGSTITQQLARSVYPARRRNILAKVVEMLQAIRLELHLSKREILEAYVNRVWFGNQVYGVDAAARLYFDRTPDRLSLAQSCFLAAVVRSPAEYDPYRRFRRARERQRWILAAMLEQGRIGGLEYEAALAESIVPAVPRNRFRAPHFVDMVLAAKSKAQGSRLKAGTVRTTLDWCVQQQCEDLVEAQLNRLVDYHVTNAAVVVLDRRTGDVVAMVGSRDYFSPDAGQVNACLSPRQPGSAVKPFVYALAFEQGLAPASIVSDLPGYFSELAGDYMPRNYDRAFHGPVSCRTALGSSYNVPAVRLAEQVGPARLLDVLRRCGITSLERDAGYYGLALALGTGDVSLLELTNAYRVLANCGEYSPVRTTFETGSETTSSRRRVFSPQAAFLVTDILCDNEARAPSFGSFSCLCLPFACAVKTGTSKDFRDNWTIGYTQDYVVGVWVGNFDGSPMHRVSGVSGAGPLFRDVMLTVQREEPAGFSEPAGIVRRPVCPKSGQIPGRFCSGTVIELFASGDEPCETCAVHRVLRVNPETGELASACQPGVERVFEVYPAEYWSWMADNGMPLPPASPEESRFQESELSDRPSVLFPDEDDVFKIDPDVSRDCQAVLLKGLVPPGTVEAAWILDGQELARVQAPFTLFWNLVPGRHRLQLAAGTKVSQEVSFLVLP